One window of the Bremerella alba genome contains the following:
- a CDS encoding TIM barrel protein, with the protein MTQRNFHLSRRSLIKTAVGTSMAGLAMATTARAAEPSADTKVPSEDFKANGKNVNQSVMAWCFNPMPMETLIPACAKMGLVAMEGLDPKWYPLMKEHGLKVSLCSGHGFMEGPVNPDNHEMCTEKLKEAIDTAVKWNCPSVITFTGMSEKGIGFEQGTENCVKFWKSVIPYAEENNVQLVLEHLNSRDDSHPMKGHPGYFGDDVDHCLDMIKQVDSPKMKLLYDFYHVQVMNGDVIRRFHQSLPYIGHIHTAGNPGRCELDETQEMNYAAIIKAVAESDYDGYVVQEYIPTWDDKLASLRHGVALCDV; encoded by the coding sequence ATGACTCAACGAAATTTCCACCTATCGCGTCGTAGTCTCATTAAAACAGCTGTTGGCACCTCAATGGCGGGCTTGGCCATGGCCACAACCGCGCGTGCCGCCGAGCCTTCCGCTGATACCAAAGTTCCCTCGGAAGATTTCAAGGCGAACGGTAAAAACGTTAATCAGTCGGTGATGGCTTGGTGTTTCAATCCGATGCCGATGGAAACTCTGATTCCCGCTTGCGCGAAGATGGGGCTCGTGGCGATGGAAGGGCTCGATCCCAAATGGTATCCGCTGATGAAAGAGCACGGCCTGAAGGTATCGCTGTGTTCGGGGCATGGCTTTATGGAGGGTCCCGTCAATCCCGACAACCATGAGATGTGTACCGAGAAACTCAAGGAAGCGATCGACACCGCTGTGAAGTGGAACTGCCCTAGCGTTATCACGTTTACGGGAATGAGCGAAAAGGGCATTGGCTTCGAGCAAGGAACCGAGAACTGCGTCAAGTTCTGGAAGTCGGTGATCCCCTATGCTGAAGAAAACAACGTTCAGCTAGTTCTCGAACATCTTAACAGTCGCGATGACTCGCACCCGATGAAGGGGCACCCCGGGTATTTCGGAGACGATGTCGATCATTGCCTGGACATGATCAAGCAGGTCGATTCGCCCAAGATGAAACTCCTGTACGATTTCTACCACGTGCAAGTCATGAATGGTGATGTCATTCGGCGTTTTCACCAAAGCCTGCCGTATATCGGACACATTCACACGGCAGGAAATCCAGGCCGCTGCGAACTGGATGAAACGCAAGAGATGAATTATGCGGCCATCATCAAAGCCGTTGCCGAGTCGGACTACGATGGCTACGTCGTTCAGGAATACATTCCGACTTGGGATGACAAGCTTGCCTCGCTGCGGCATGGTGTCGCACTGTGCGACGTCTAA
- the purE gene encoding 5-(carboxyamino)imidazole ribonucleotide mutase, which translates to MSQTNQPLVGVIMGSKSDWETMRNACEILESFEVPYEKRVVSAHRTPAWMNEYATTAQGRGIKIIIAGAGGAAHLPGMVASQTTLPVLGVPVKSRALSGLDSLLSIVQMPGGVPVGTLAIGDAGAKNAGLFAVRILASTDSDLHQRLAKFQEEQTQKVLEDSQL; encoded by the coding sequence ATGTCCCAAACAAACCAGCCGCTGGTTGGCGTGATCATGGGCAGCAAGTCCGATTGGGAAACAATGCGGAATGCCTGTGAAATTTTGGAATCGTTTGAGGTCCCATACGAAAAACGGGTCGTCTCAGCGCACCGGACCCCTGCGTGGATGAACGAGTATGCTACGACGGCACAAGGTCGTGGAATCAAAATCATTATCGCCGGAGCGGGCGGGGCCGCTCACCTGCCTGGTATGGTCGCATCACAAACGACACTTCCAGTCTTGGGCGTCCCTGTTAAAAGCCGTGCTCTTAGCGGTCTCGACTCACTGCTTTCGATCGTACAAATGCCAGGCGGCGTTCCTGTTGGCACTCTAGCGATTGGTGACGCCGGTGCAAAAAACGCCGGTCTCTTCGCTGTCAGAATTTTGGCATCTACCGATTCCGATCTCCACCAGCGACTCGCCAAATTCCAGGAAGAACAAACGCAGAAGGTTTTAGAGGATTCCCAACTGTGA
- the dcd gene encoding dCTP deaminase, with the protein MILSGNEIRKHLGSKIFIEPYDESRLNPNSYNLTLNEELMTYEELILDMRQPHRVRRITIPEEGYVLNPNQLYLARTNEMTETHGYVPMIEGRSSIGRLGLFVHVTAGFGDVGFKGFWTLEMFAVQPIRIYRNVPICQIFYHEITGDITEYVSDKYQNNQGIQPSLLFKELNPEAQPPDESQMAFPFDNP; encoded by the coding sequence ATGATTCTTTCCGGTAACGAGATTCGGAAACATCTCGGCAGTAAGATCTTTATCGAGCCTTATGACGAAAGTCGTTTAAATCCCAATAGTTACAACCTGACTCTCAACGAAGAATTGATGACATACGAGGAGTTGATCCTCGATATGCGTCAGCCTCATCGGGTTCGGCGAATTACGATACCTGAAGAAGGGTACGTGCTTAATCCGAACCAGCTTTATTTGGCACGAACCAATGAGATGACGGAAACACACGGTTATGTCCCAATGATTGAGGGGCGTAGTTCTATCGGCCGACTTGGGCTGTTTGTGCATGTGACCGCTGGTTTCGGTGATGTCGGGTTCAAGGGATTTTGGACCTTAGAGATGTTCGCGGTCCAGCCGATTCGGATTTATCGGAATGTTCCCATCTGCCAGATCTTCTACCACGAGATTACTGGTGACATCACTGAATACGTCAGTGATAAATATCAGAACAATCAAGGAATTCAACCTAGTCTGCTATTCAAGGAATTGAATCCCGAGGCCCAGCCCCCCGACGAATCGCAGATGGCCTTTCCCTTTGATAACCCATAA
- a CDS encoding 5-(carboxyamino)imidazole ribonucleotide synthase: MTKTILPGGTLGVLGSGQLGRMFAIAARRMGYRVHVLSPETDTPTGQVADLEITASYDDLTQVARFAEQVDVVTFEFENVPLATVDVVSQKVPVRPAGRVLHTTQHRLREKTFLRDHGFPVANFHAIREAKDLDAVPDQLLPGVLKTAAWGYDGKGQVKVANREELNTAWKDELKQEAILEQLVDFDKEFSVVAARGIDGQVECYTPIENVHMNHVLDVSVSPGRLSEKATAEAMEIARAVLTELDVVGVLCVEFFLAPGDSLLINELAPRPHNSGHLTIDAHITCQFEQQVRAICGLPLGSTRQLRPAAMINLLGDVWETGTPDWKAAFSELDLKLHLYGKHEPRIGRKMGHMTVTAETVDAAVESAYLAKARLLGQ, from the coding sequence GTGACAAAGACCATACTTCCCGGCGGAACACTCGGTGTCCTCGGAAGCGGACAATTGGGCCGAATGTTCGCCATCGCGGCACGTCGCATGGGCTACCGCGTTCACGTTCTATCTCCTGAAACCGATACACCAACGGGCCAAGTTGCCGATCTTGAGATCACCGCCAGCTATGACGACCTGACGCAAGTGGCACGCTTTGCCGAGCAAGTCGATGTCGTCACCTTCGAGTTCGAAAACGTTCCCTTGGCAACGGTCGACGTTGTGAGCCAGAAGGTGCCGGTAAGACCTGCCGGTCGTGTTCTCCATACGACTCAGCATCGACTTCGTGAGAAGACGTTTCTAAGAGATCACGGTTTTCCAGTCGCCAATTTCCACGCCATTCGTGAAGCCAAAGACCTCGACGCGGTCCCTGACCAGCTACTACCCGGCGTGCTGAAGACGGCAGCCTGGGGCTATGACGGCAAAGGACAAGTCAAAGTTGCCAATCGTGAAGAGCTGAATACCGCGTGGAAAGACGAGTTGAAACAGGAAGCCATTCTGGAACAATTGGTCGACTTTGATAAAGAGTTTTCCGTTGTCGCGGCCCGTGGAATAGATGGACAGGTCGAGTGCTATACGCCAATCGAGAATGTCCACATGAACCACGTACTGGATGTTTCCGTCTCACCAGGTCGACTTTCCGAGAAAGCGACGGCAGAAGCGATGGAGATCGCCAGGGCAGTTCTTACAGAGCTAGATGTTGTGGGCGTTCTGTGCGTCGAATTCTTTCTCGCTCCCGGAGATTCGCTGTTAATCAACGAACTCGCCCCGCGACCACATAACTCGGGTCACCTGACGATCGATGCACACATTACCTGCCAGTTCGAACAGCAAGTTCGCGCGATCTGTGGCCTACCACTGGGCTCCACAAGACAATTGCGACCTGCTGCGATGATTAATCTACTAGGAGACGTTTGGGAGACCGGAACGCCCGATTGGAAGGCGGCCTTTTCCGAGCTAGACCTCAAGCTACATCTATACGGCAAGCACGAACCCCGCATCGGTCGGAAGATGGGGCACATGACCGTGACGGCGGAGACGGTCGACGCCGCCGTCGAATCAGCTTACTTGGCGAAAGCCCGCCTATTGGGCCAGTGA
- a CDS encoding NAD(P)-dependent alcohol dehydrogenase, with product MATVEANPEVHTDLMQAVVLEQYGSEDNLKLESVPRPKITADQVLIRVHAASINPIDWKIRQGMLKWILPEQLPAILGFDVAGEITEVGYSAQQQGWKVGDQVMAFSDNNLGGGYAEYIAVDSKVIIAKPEQFSFEEAAGIPLAATTAWKALVKLGKLHAGDDVLINGASGGVGSFAVQIAKALGANVTAVCSSDNHELVHELGSDKAIDYHATQFTRIGRTFDIVFDAVSKSSFHECRRILKPTGHYIATLPSVESVGMTMISKFQKQSCHVVLARPDGEILKSLASLANEGKLRTVLDTVFPLNEIAAAHLKSEEGHVVGKIVLHVTKEMPNEQSQHEQ from the coding sequence ATGGCCACAGTCGAAGCAAATCCTGAAGTTCATACCGACTTGATGCAGGCCGTTGTCCTTGAGCAATATGGCAGTGAAGACAACCTAAAGCTGGAAAGTGTCCCACGTCCCAAGATCACGGCAGATCAGGTTCTCATCCGCGTTCATGCAGCCAGCATCAATCCAATCGACTGGAAGATTCGCCAAGGCATGCTGAAATGGATCCTTCCAGAACAACTTCCAGCGATCCTCGGTTTTGATGTCGCAGGCGAAATCACGGAAGTTGGCTACAGTGCCCAGCAGCAAGGCTGGAAAGTCGGTGACCAAGTGATGGCGTTCTCCGACAATAATCTGGGCGGCGGCTATGCCGAATACATAGCTGTTGACTCGAAAGTTATTATCGCCAAGCCCGAGCAATTTTCCTTTGAGGAAGCCGCTGGTATTCCCTTAGCGGCGACCACTGCGTGGAAAGCATTGGTAAAGCTTGGAAAACTTCACGCCGGTGACGACGTTCTGATCAACGGTGCCTCAGGTGGGGTCGGATCGTTCGCGGTTCAGATCGCGAAAGCCCTTGGCGCTAATGTGACTGCTGTTTGCAGTTCAGACAACCATGAGCTGGTTCATGAACTGGGTTCAGATAAAGCTATCGACTACCACGCAACCCAATTTACGCGAATTGGCCGAACATTTGACATAGTTTTCGACGCCGTCAGTAAGTCATCGTTCCACGAGTGCAGACGAATCCTGAAACCGACGGGACATTACATTGCGACCCTGCCATCGGTGGAAAGTGTCGGGATGACGATGATTTCAAAATTTCAAAAGCAATCTTGCCATGTTGTGCTGGCTCGACCCGACGGAGAGATCTTGAAGTCGTTAGCTTCATTGGCAAACGAGGGAAAATTACGAACGGTCTTAGATACCGTTTTTCCGCTCAACGAGATTGCTGCAGCACACCTGAAAAGCGAAGAGGGGCATGTTGTCGGCAAAATCGTATTACATGTGACTAAAGAAATGCCAAACGAGCAATCGCAGCACGAGCAGTAG